Proteins encoded together in one Synechococcus sp. A15-62 window:
- a CDS encoding hydrogenase subunit MbhD domain-containing protein, with protein sequence MNSAITSTALIFPFELLLPVLGILLIRSQSPINSLIYRSFLGSISALIYALVGAPDVALTEVMVGTLLSSLLYIVTIRSCYSIVLIHDKGSSVPDSLRLKLKTLFDELHLNIVYQPEDLYVDNVSILDCLSSSKYSGSPHAIMHESIIYFEAKSLLLDVQNTVSFDDLKLDLTFSTTSSLA encoded by the coding sequence ATGAATAGCGCCATTACCAGCACCGCTTTAATTTTCCCATTTGAACTTCTTCTTCCGGTTCTGGGAATTCTTCTCATACGTTCCCAATCACCAATCAATAGCCTTATTTATCGCTCATTCCTGGGAAGTATATCCGCACTTATTTATGCTCTTGTTGGTGCTCCTGATGTTGCATTGACTGAAGTCATGGTTGGTACCCTTTTGTCCTCATTGCTTTATATTGTAACCATTCGTTCTTGTTATTCAATTGTTTTAATCCATGATAAGGGTTCATCTGTTCCTGATTCATTGAGATTAAAGTTAAAAACATTATTTGATGAGTTACATCTAAATATTGTTTATCAACCTGAGGATTTATATGTTGACAATGTCTCCATTCTTGATTGCTTGTCTTCCTCTAAATATTCAGGCTCGCCCCATGCGATCATGCATGAGTCAATAATTTATTTTGAGGCAAAAAGCCTTCTATTGGATGTGCAAAATACAGTCAGTTTTGATGATCTGAAACTTGACCTTACTTTCTCCACGACCTCATCATTAGCATGA
- a CDS encoding potassium channel family protein produces the protein MKYPGKDPWYFGDYLGGLPGNNYSLLLNCIIILLLAQIALSTEPSLDTKVGHFYLDFALNLIEVFFITDYVGKLANTWSLSDYSISGLVASFFQRGALIDLGIVLILVTEVFPNDSFVVIGIYILKSLLSIYYSGFQRVLKRVQFILTDSPGYTFFPLVLLAIVTYVMAFCIYLLERDFDSEHFGSITRALWFSIVTSTTIGYGDVTPSTTLGKFVAIGFGIVGIVCVALLTANILESNSRFNELEEPSDA, from the coding sequence ATGAAATATCCAGGCAAGGATCCGTGGTATTTCGGGGATTATCTGGGTGGCCTCCCTGGCAATAACTATTCTTTGCTACTGAATTGCATAATCATACTGCTTTTAGCGCAAATCGCCTTGAGTACCGAACCATCATTAGACACGAAGGTTGGTCATTTTTATCTTGACTTTGCATTGAATTTGATTGAGGTTTTCTTTATCACTGATTATGTTGGTAAATTAGCTAATACATGGTCTTTATCCGATTATTCTATTTCGGGTCTTGTTGCCTCTTTCTTCCAGAGAGGCGCTCTCATTGATCTTGGCATCGTCTTGATCTTGGTAACCGAAGTTTTCCCTAACGACTCATTTGTTGTGATTGGAATATATATTTTGAAATCTTTGCTGTCTATATATTACTCGGGATTTCAACGTGTCTTAAAGCGTGTTCAGTTTATCTTGACTGATTCTCCAGGTTATACATTCTTCCCCTTGGTTTTGCTTGCCATTGTGACTTACGTCATGGCTTTCTGTATCTATCTGCTCGAGCGGGATTTTGATTCAGAGCATTTTGGCTCAATCACCCGAGCCCTATGGTTTTCCATTGTCACGTCTACCACGATCGGTTATGGCGATGTAACCCCTTCAACAACCCTTGGTAAGTTTGTCGCAATCGGTTTTGGTATTGTAGGAATCGTTTGTGTTGCTCTTTTAACTGCTAATATTCTTGAGTCTAATTCAAGATTCAACGAACTTGAAGAGCCTTCTGACGCTTAA
- a CDS encoding ABC transporter substrate-binding protein produces MFNSFLRLIVAFACASLLLLSPLEANAANDFVDAIQARGYLKVGLPPYNTPPAYFLEENSDELQGYDVDFARTLASKLGVEIQFDRSSKSFNNLVERVGNGDFDIAIGKLGLTYNRLFDAFPIQYLSFRHAFLANREFVASLGVDPDDPKFGEILKNSTIRIGSIKNSTWETEAKANFPNATFVGFKNWPAAKKALFEKDSVIDAIYRDTTEIKPIVYSQPDLSLEYVPILFDELIDRKSIYLSQDGRLGLKDFIDMALRREWGGIKTDINILDEFQSFYLPS; encoded by the coding sequence GTGTTTAATTCTTTTCTTAGATTAATTGTTGCATTCGCATGCGCATCTTTGCTTCTACTTTCTCCTCTCGAGGCCAACGCAGCCAATGACTTTGTGGATGCTATTCAAGCGAGAGGCTACCTCAAAGTAGGCTTGCCCCCTTACAACACTCCTCCTGCTTACTTCCTTGAAGAGAACTCAGATGAGCTCCAAGGGTACGATGTTGATTTTGCAAGAACTCTAGCGAGCAAACTCGGCGTAGAAATCCAATTTGATCGCTCGTCCAAGAGTTTCAATAATCTGGTTGAACGTGTGGGTAATGGTGATTTTGATATCGCAATTGGCAAACTTGGTCTTACATACAATCGGCTTTTTGATGCTTTCCCGATTCAATATCTGAGTTTTCGCCATGCTTTCCTTGCTAATCGAGAATTTGTTGCTTCACTGGGTGTCGATCCAGATGACCCTAAGTTTGGCGAGATACTGAAGAATTCAACCATAAGGATTGGTTCGATCAAAAACTCAACCTGGGAGACTGAGGCAAAAGCTAATTTTCCAAATGCTACGTTTGTAGGGTTTAAGAATTGGCCAGCGGCCAAAAAAGCATTGTTTGAAAAAGACTCTGTGATTGATGCAATCTACCGTGATACCACTGAGATTAAGCCAATTGTTTATTCTCAACCTGATTTGTCGCTTGAGTATGTACCGATCCTCTTCGATGAGTTGATTGATCGAAAGTCCATCTACTTGTCCCAAGATGGAAGGCTTGGTCTTAAAGACTTTATCGACATGGCATTGCGCCGAGAATGGGGAGGAATCAAGACTGATATCAACATTCTGGACGAGTTCCAATCCTTCTATCTTCCCTCTTGA
- a CDS encoding dicarboxylate/amino acid:cation symporter, which yields MRINSSLVQSLFSSVFTFLPRLRKPRNFFLYILPFSIVLGRFIPPSYSSTLNEIGVSLVQLIAFPAIPLVLSAVMISIANIFGSETRSNSDRIRFGTRFVVSLLVAILFASSLALLLSLYQSPGILSPSAKLSIGRFMLDVTDIRIGAVSTVAQVNDIWFSRLIPSNIFADASDGQTLKVITGSVIAGLAIARLRSDSTQPLLTLLRSVNTTSVQVLSIVLNLAPLVLICLISAAISTINAEIVVALLNFTICVFLTAIASLGISRLVFRRFTSTSERSGISVNPVDSVFLLSLSTGSSMTAYPLLFDTLTGMGRDESEVEASASLSLLIARLGNVSYNVIAILFALNLYDVSITPVRVVEVIALGAITGISAAGLTGVATVPTITVALLYFQVPAPPILVLLLAIDPILTLPRAATTGVLAMAIAVVSSYKSPSQKDLKAAASAV from the coding sequence ATGCGTATCAACTCCTCACTTGTTCAATCTCTATTTTCCTCCGTCTTCACCTTCCTGCCAAGGTTGCGAAAACCGCGCAACTTTTTCCTCTACATCTTGCCTTTTTCAATTGTTTTAGGCAGATTTATTCCACCTTCCTACTCATCCACGTTAAACGAAATCGGTGTTTCGTTGGTTCAGCTTATTGCCTTTCCAGCGATTCCACTGGTTTTATCCGCTGTGATGATTTCCATTGCCAATATCTTTGGCTCTGAAACCCGAAGCAACAGCGATCGTATTCGATTCGGTACAAGGTTTGTTGTTTCATTGTTGGTGGCAATCTTATTTGCATCATCCCTAGCTTTGTTGCTTTCGCTTTATCAAAGCCCAGGTATTCTTTCCCCGAGCGCAAAGTTGTCGATTGGACGGTTCATGCTCGATGTTACCGACATTCGCATTGGTGCTGTTTCTACTGTCGCCCAAGTGAATGATATTTGGTTTTCGAGGCTCATACCTAGCAACATTTTTGCTGATGCCTCTGATGGCCAAACATTGAAAGTCATCACTGGATCTGTCATTGCTGGTTTGGCAATTGCACGTCTCAGATCAGATAGCACGCAACCCCTTCTTACTTTGCTTCGAAGCGTTAATACAACTTCAGTTCAAGTTTTAAGCATAGTACTGAATCTCGCTCCTCTGGTTCTTATATGCCTTATTTCTGCTGCGATTTCCACGATCAATGCTGAAATCGTTGTCGCCCTTCTTAATTTCACGATTTGCGTTTTCCTTACTGCAATCGCATCTCTGGGCATCTCTAGACTCGTCTTCCGTCGTTTTACGTCTACGTCAGAACGCTCAGGCATTTCCGTGAATCCAGTGGATTCTGTTTTTCTGCTGAGCTTGTCCACAGGAAGCAGCATGACCGCTTACCCCTTGCTTTTTGACACTCTCACTGGCATGGGTCGTGATGAATCTGAAGTTGAGGCTTCGGCTTCACTGAGTTTGCTAATTGCCAGGCTTGGGAATGTTTCTTATAACGTGATCGCCATTTTATTCGCTCTAAACCTTTATGACGTGAGCATCACTCCCGTAAGGGTTGTTGAAGTTATTGCCCTGGGTGCCATCACCGGGATTTCAGCAGCTGGGCTCACAGGGGTAGCGACTGTCCCCACCATCACTGTGGCGCTTCTTTATTTTCAAGTTCCTGCACCTCCGATTCTCGTTCTTCTTTTAGCGATTGATCCAATTTTGACCCTCCCTCGAGCTGCAACCACCGGAGTTTTAGCGATGGCCATTGCCGTGGTTTCTTCTTACAAATCCCCTTCCCAGAAGGATTTGAAAGCTGCTGCATCAGCCGTCTGA
- the dnaG gene encoding DNA primase produces the protein MVNARLHPRTIEAVKERADIVDVVGEHVVLKKKGREFVGICPFHDDSKPSMTVSPAKQFYYCFSCGAGGNSIKFLMEFQRQSFSDVVLDLARRYQLPIETVDGPQQERLRQQLSRRDKLQRALALAAGWFRSQLMAPAGADALKYLSDGRGLSPATQENFQLGYAPDQWDGLLNHLQQVEGLAPELLEAAGLVVPRKGGNGFYDRFRHRVMVPIHDRQGRVIGFGGRSLDGSEPKYLNSPETEVFEKGKHLFGLDKASNAIRKDDRAVVVEGYFDVIALHAAGITNAVASLGTALSSQQITQLCRVSDSKRIVLNFDADGAGVRAANRAIGEVEQLAMQGQLELRVLHLPSGKDPDEFLKQNGAGDYRALLDQAPLWLDWQIEQVLEERDLSRADQFQQAVTALVGLLGKLPQSAVRTHYLQRVAERLSGGQGRLALQLEDDLRQQVKGQRWHGRSSRHEQPGESGQRERCEADLLRLYLHCPRHRATIRQELRKRELEDFAIPHHRHLWAAITDLEETNLGEGRLESISRCDDDGEGLDLIDLPRLLTDQLLLESSALVSRLTPLLEPGELQRVALAEPLEQLRGIAALLERQKSLKRCRHLLEAWGGQRLQTLESCIAVLIDQEASSDQASVDMEVRIQALFDDLNRDALRYQELYYTERKHIGHLDQQRCASYTVPPAA, from the coding sequence ATGGTGAACGCCCGCCTGCACCCAAGAACGATCGAGGCCGTCAAGGAACGGGCCGACATCGTTGATGTGGTGGGCGAGCACGTGGTGCTCAAGAAGAAGGGACGGGAATTCGTCGGGATCTGTCCGTTCCATGACGACAGCAAACCGTCGATGACGGTGTCGCCCGCCAAGCAGTTCTACTACTGCTTCTCCTGTGGTGCTGGCGGCAACTCCATCAAGTTCCTGATGGAGTTCCAGCGCCAGAGTTTCAGCGATGTTGTGCTGGATCTGGCGCGGCGTTATCAGCTGCCGATCGAGACGGTGGATGGTCCGCAGCAGGAACGGCTGCGGCAACAGTTGTCTCGCAGGGACAAGCTGCAGCGGGCACTGGCTTTGGCTGCCGGTTGGTTTCGCAGCCAGTTGATGGCGCCTGCTGGCGCAGATGCCCTCAAGTACCTCAGTGATGGCAGAGGGTTGAGCCCCGCCACCCAGGAGAACTTCCAACTCGGCTATGCGCCGGATCAGTGGGATGGTCTGCTCAACCATCTTCAACAAGTTGAGGGGCTAGCGCCTGAGCTTCTCGAGGCTGCTGGGCTGGTGGTTCCCCGCAAGGGCGGCAACGGGTTCTATGACCGTTTTCGCCATCGGGTCATGGTCCCCATCCATGACCGTCAGGGCCGGGTGATCGGTTTCGGGGGACGCAGCCTTGATGGCAGCGAACCGAAATACCTCAACTCCCCCGAGACCGAAGTGTTCGAGAAGGGGAAGCATCTGTTTGGTCTCGATAAGGCCTCCAATGCCATCCGCAAGGACGACAGGGCGGTGGTGGTGGAGGGCTATTTCGATGTGATTGCCCTGCATGCCGCCGGCATCACCAACGCGGTGGCCTCCCTCGGCACGGCTCTGAGCAGTCAGCAGATCACCCAGTTGTGCCGCGTCAGCGACAGCAAGAGGATCGTTCTGAATTTCGACGCCGACGGTGCCGGTGTCCGTGCAGCCAATCGGGCCATCGGCGAGGTGGAGCAGCTGGCGATGCAGGGCCAGCTGGAGCTTCGGGTTCTGCACCTTCCTTCAGGCAAGGACCCCGATGAGTTCCTCAAACAGAACGGGGCCGGCGATTACCGAGCTCTGCTCGATCAGGCCCCCCTCTGGCTGGATTGGCAAATCGAGCAGGTGCTGGAGGAGCGCGATCTCAGCCGGGCCGACCAGTTCCAACAGGCGGTCACGGCCCTGGTGGGGCTGCTGGGCAAACTGCCCCAGTCCGCTGTGCGCACCCACTACCTCCAACGGGTGGCGGAGCGCCTCAGTGGTGGCCAGGGACGCCTGGCCCTTCAGCTCGAGGACGACCTGCGGCAGCAGGTGAAGGGCCAGCGATGGCATGGGCGCTCCAGCCGTCACGAGCAGCCCGGTGAATCCGGGCAGCGGGAGCGCTGTGAGGCCGATCTGCTGCGGCTGTATCTGCATTGCCCCCGGCATCGGGCCACGATTCGCCAGGAACTGCGCAAACGCGAACTGGAGGATTTCGCCATTCCCCATCACCGCCATCTCTGGGCGGCCATCACGGATCTCGAGGAGACCAACCTGGGTGAGGGGCGCTTGGAGTCGATCAGCCGTTGCGACGACGACGGCGAGGGTCTGGATCTCATCGATCTGCCCCGCTTGCTCACCGATCAGCTTCTGCTGGAGAGCAGTGCGCTGGTGTCCCGCCTGACGCCCCTTTTGGAGCCAGGTGAATTGCAGCGTGTTGCCCTGGCGGAGCCCCTGGAGCAGCTGCGGGGCATTGCTGCCCTGCTGGAGCGTCAGAAAAGCTTGAAGCGCTGCCGGCACCTGTTGGAGGCCTGGGGCGGCCAGCGTCTGCAAACCCTCGAATCTTGCATCGCTGTTCTGATTGATCAGGAGGCTTCGTCAGATCAGGCCTCCGTGGACATGGAGGTGCGGATTCAGGCCCTCTTCGATGACCTCAACCGTGATGCGCTGCGCTACCAGGAGCTGTATTACACCGAGCGAAAACACATCGGCCATCTGGATCAGCAACGTTGCGCCAGTTACACCGTTCCCCCGGCCGCCTGA
- a CDS encoding phosphosulfolactate synthase: MTDNSILTFESLNHVLDVGTPFPLFESYLNSYSTYIDFLKFGWGSALVDPDFSRKSNLCKQLNVRPILGGTFFEYMIHRHSFDEFLRRIESFGLDCVELSRGTIDLDDATYCSYIRKLSSNFFVMSEVGRKSSDPEFELTAQQWIDHCEISAQSGASLIILESRESGRSGYVSDGGQVDSVLLESITARLPIGCFLFEAPIKSVQTYLIKRYGPNVNMGNISLDDLVAVESLRKGLRSDTLLAV, from the coding sequence ATGACTGATAATTCAATCTTAACTTTTGAATCGCTCAACCATGTTCTCGATGTTGGTACGCCTTTCCCTCTTTTTGAATCCTACTTAAATTCATACTCAACCTATATTGATTTTTTGAAGTTTGGTTGGGGAAGTGCACTTGTAGACCCCGATTTTTCGCGAAAGTCAAATCTTTGCAAACAGCTCAATGTTCGTCCTATCCTTGGTGGAACTTTCTTTGAGTATATGATTCATCGTCATAGCTTTGACGAATTTTTACGCCGAATAGAATCCTTTGGTCTTGATTGCGTTGAGCTTAGTCGTGGAACTATTGACCTTGATGACGCAACCTATTGCTCATACATCAGAAAACTTTCCTCAAATTTCTTTGTGATGAGTGAGGTGGGTCGTAAATCATCTGACCCGGAATTTGAATTAACTGCTCAGCAATGGATTGATCATTGCGAAATTTCAGCCCAATCGGGTGCTTCTCTTATCATTCTTGAATCCAGGGAATCTGGCCGTTCTGGCTATGTTTCAGATGGTGGTCAAGTGGATAGTGTTTTGCTTGAGTCAATTACTGCAAGGCTTCCAATTGGTTGCTTTCTGTTTGAAGCTCCCATCAAATCAGTACAGACCTATCTGATTAAGCGTTACGGACCGAACGTGAACATGGGCAATATCTCTCTTGATGACCTCGTGGCTGTCGAATCTCTCCGTAAAGGATTACGCTCAGACACGTTATTGGCTGTGTAA
- a CDS encoding monovalent cation/H(+) antiporter subunit G, with product MTLSILSYAFLFVGLFFWTWGTFPILNREHSIFYKLHTLTVSDSVGSLLILLSLIIRFPQYWPLLIVTALSLSLWNTISSYILGNISDRKL from the coding sequence ATGACACTTTCTATACTTTCATACGCATTTCTATTTGTTGGCTTGTTCTTTTGGACGTGGGGAACTTTTCCTATTCTGAATCGTGAGCATTCCATCTTCTATAAATTGCACACTCTTACTGTTTCAGACAGTGTTGGTTCACTTTTAATTCTTCTTAGTTTAATAATTCGTTTCCCACAATATTGGCCCTTGTTAATTGTAACTGCTCTCTCTTTGTCGTTATGGAATACGATTTCCAGTTATATTCTTGGAAATATTTCTGATCGAAAACTATGA
- a CDS encoding Na(+)/H(+) antiporter subunit B: MTLPSKTTDSRLFPPSSQSLKSLVYLLAITSVMFMALFSRDETLGRDTQAIVDYLSAYTQIPNSVTSVILVTRLFDTVGEVSVFTIAGLGVKILLHEEDSEERFVGVNDEAVRLLLDIAALLSFFLAIDLALKGHLTPGGGFASGVAGATSITLLMITGRLQKVEDFYFKANAPAIEKFAVACFILLALATLSSFLYPASIFSSLSPVFYIPALNIIAALKVTFGAWSILRLFVIKRGVL, translated from the coding sequence ATGACTTTACCATCCAAAACAACAGACTCAAGGCTCTTTCCTCCTTCAAGCCAATCCTTGAAGTCACTTGTTTACTTGTTGGCCATCACATCAGTAATGTTCATGGCCTTGTTCTCTCGAGATGAAACTCTTGGTAGAGACACACAGGCAATTGTTGACTATCTTTCTGCTTATACACAAATACCTAATTCGGTTACATCAGTTATACTGGTAACACGTCTTTTCGATACTGTTGGTGAGGTTAGTGTATTTACAATCGCCGGCCTTGGCGTAAAAATCTTGCTGCATGAGGAGGATTCTGAAGAGAGATTTGTTGGGGTTAATGATGAGGCTGTTCGCCTTCTTCTTGATATCGCGGCATTATTGAGTTTTTTCCTGGCGATTGATCTTGCCCTCAAAGGGCATTTAACGCCCGGTGGTGGCTTTGCATCAGGAGTTGCAGGAGCCACCTCCATCACTCTACTGATGATCACTGGAAGGCTTCAAAAAGTTGAAGACTTTTATTTCAAAGCAAATGCACCTGCAATTGAAAAATTTGCTGTTGCTTGCTTCATATTATTAGCGTTGGCTACTTTGTCTTCTTTTTTATATCCTGCTTCAATATTTTCAAGTCTTTCACCGGTTTTTTATATCCCAGCTTTGAATATTATCGCCGCTTTGAAAGTTACCTTTGGTGCCTGGTCTATTTTACGTTTATTTGTCATCAAGAGAGGCGTGCTCTGA
- a CDS encoding proton-conducting transporter membrane subunit, whose protein sequence is MPAFLGFIGCVFPRIVFPFGVLSLLGFAASSFAALQGDFAYAFTLVGEGGIQFSVDSYSFPLIFGSCITLLIVFGLFANRFTHYFYQICLVLLTALFISFSAVDLVSLFISLELLGFCAFLLVADRNDKKSLFNSFQYLIGGGLAMLIYLIGVVQAFTFTGSFLLKDLVNAPDTALCLIIAGLLTKSGVFLCGLWVPNIYSHTNCQSSAILSGCVTCAGIAPIARMSQILTPISDSMIVIGVISAVVAAIYAVFERESGRALGWSSVSQLGIAILSPAYGCIYAMQHGICKALLFSTLHDDNDHSNSLTNFDSTYFNNRNSPQELLRVIVFVVASLSIMGFPFLAGFITKTWIKYDIPFEARLIYTTASLLTSTVYARLIFDRVSIFIKRQNLNQATSFDLASALNDLFSKPKNYILMLSIILLVCSSLLFPELLTLGSIQSAVVSAVLGGILFVSVVGIQADDFVKPVTRTLDLVGAPFLVAALLLANLLYLKI, encoded by the coding sequence TTGCCTGCATTTTTGGGTTTTATAGGTTGCGTTTTCCCGAGAATTGTTTTCCCTTTTGGCGTTTTGAGTCTGCTTGGCTTTGCTGCATCAAGCTTTGCTGCACTTCAAGGTGATTTTGCCTATGCATTCACGCTGGTCGGTGAGGGAGGGATTCAATTTTCTGTTGATTCTTATTCATTTCCTCTGATATTTGGTAGCTGTATCACTCTACTTATCGTATTTGGTCTATTCGCGAATCGGTTTACTCATTATTTTTACCAAATATGTTTGGTTCTGCTCACCGCGTTGTTTATTTCCTTCAGTGCCGTTGACCTGGTTAGCTTGTTTATTTCATTAGAGTTACTTGGGTTTTGCGCTTTTCTGCTGGTTGCAGACCGTAATGATAAAAAGTCTTTGTTTAATTCTTTCCAGTATTTGATTGGAGGTGGATTGGCAATGCTCATCTATTTGATTGGCGTTGTGCAAGCTTTCACATTTACAGGTAGTTTCTTGTTAAAGGATTTGGTGAATGCTCCTGATACAGCGCTTTGCCTAATCATTGCTGGTTTACTGACTAAATCTGGAGTCTTTCTTTGTGGTTTGTGGGTCCCCAACATTTATTCCCACACCAACTGTCAGTCTTCCGCAATACTTTCAGGTTGTGTGACCTGTGCTGGCATCGCTCCGATCGCACGGATGAGTCAGATTCTGACTCCAATTAGCGATTCCATGATTGTTATTGGTGTGATCAGTGCTGTTGTTGCAGCCATCTATGCGGTTTTTGAGCGAGAGAGTGGGAGAGCACTCGGCTGGAGCTCTGTCTCTCAATTGGGTATCGCCATCCTATCTCCTGCCTATGGCTGCATTTATGCAATGCAGCATGGTATCTGCAAGGCATTACTATTTTCTACTCTGCACGATGATAACGATCATTCAAATAGTCTCACTAACTTCGATTCAACGTATTTCAATAATCGAAATTCACCGCAAGAACTTTTAAGAGTAATCGTTTTTGTTGTTGCCAGCCTATCCATTATGGGATTTCCATTTCTAGCAGGTTTTATCACAAAAACCTGGATTAAATACGATATTCCATTCGAAGCAAGGCTTATTTATACAACAGCCTCATTGCTCACTTCAACTGTTTACGCACGTTTGATTTTCGACAGAGTAAGTATCTTTATCAAAAGACAAAATTTGAACCAAGCGACGTCTTTTGATTTGGCATCTGCTTTAAATGACTTATTTTCAAAGCCGAAAAATTATATACTTATGTTGTCTATAATCTTACTGGTGTGTTCGTCCCTACTTTTCCCTGAACTGTTAACACTAGGTTCGATTCAGTCAGCAGTTGTTTCTGCAGTCTTGGGTGGCATTCTATTTGTCTCAGTGGTTGGTATACAAGCCGATGACTTTGTCAAGCCGGTGACACGCACACTGGATTTGGTTGGTGCACCTTTTCTAGTCGCTGCTCTATTACTTGCAAATCTCCTTTATCTGAAAATCTAA
- a CDS encoding DMT family transporter, whose amino-acid sequence MAEPQTPQPWWNRDSVRGSRALILSSLAFSLMTVCVKQLNSRLPVAEIVLCRALISIVLTAVGLRLAGVSPWGQRRGLLVARGVLGSLALLCFFEAIDQLPLASATVLQYTYPTFTAVAALLLLGEPLRRRIGAAVLLGWIGVTLVVQPQWLTGTAQTAQLIPSLIGIGGALMTALAYVSVRRLSKTEDPLVIILYFPMISVPLTLPWVLQQGVWPQGIEWFWLLGVGVMTQLGQIWVTEGLRCLPAARATSINYVQVVFAAGWGWIWFAESINAWQVGGGMLVLAATLISLSAREKRSSLR is encoded by the coding sequence ATGGCCGAACCGCAGACCCCACAGCCCTGGTGGAACCGGGACTCGGTGCGGGGCAGCCGTGCCCTGATCCTGAGCTCACTGGCCTTCAGCCTGATGACGGTCTGCGTCAAGCAACTGAACAGTCGGCTTCCGGTGGCGGAAATCGTGCTGTGCCGGGCCCTGATCAGCATTGTTCTGACCGCTGTGGGCCTGCGCCTGGCCGGGGTCTCCCCGTGGGGCCAACGGCGGGGGCTGTTGGTGGCGCGGGGGGTGCTGGGCAGCTTGGCCCTGCTCTGCTTCTTCGAAGCGATTGACCAGCTGCCGCTCGCTTCAGCGACGGTGCTCCAGTACACCTACCCGACCTTCACCGCCGTGGCAGCGCTGTTGCTATTGGGCGAGCCCCTGCGCCGACGCATCGGTGCAGCAGTTCTGCTGGGCTGGATCGGAGTCACGCTGGTGGTGCAACCGCAGTGGCTCACGGGAACAGCGCAAACTGCGCAACTGATCCCTTCCCTGATCGGCATTGGTGGCGCTCTGATGACCGCCCTGGCCTACGTGAGTGTGCGGCGTCTGTCGAAAACCGAGGACCCCTTGGTGATCATCCTCTATTTCCCGATGATCTCGGTTCCCCTGACCCTGCCCTGGGTGCTGCAGCAAGGGGTCTGGCCCCAAGGCATCGAATGGTTCTGGCTCCTGGGGGTCGGGGTGATGACCCAGCTGGGCCAGATCTGGGTGACCGAGGGCCTGCGCTGCCTGCCCGCCGCCCGAGCCACATCGATCAACTACGTGCAGGTGGTCTTTGCCGCTGGCTGGGGGTGGATTTGGTTTGCTGAATCAATCAATGCCTGGCAAGTAGGTGGCGGGATGCTGGTACTGGCCGCCACCCTGATCAGCCTCTCAGCACGTGAAAAGAGATCAAGCTTGAGGTAA